The segment CCGCAGCGTCGTGCCGACCGAAGCGGGACGCGCCCTTGCCGCGCGCATCGCGCCGCTGCTGGCGGAGGCACGGGCCGCGCTGCAGGACGCCGCGAATTCGCAGGCCGACGTCCGCGGCCTCCTGCGGCTGAACGTGACCGGCGCGGTGATGGTGGACATTCTCCCGCCGCTGCTCGACCGCTTCCTCAACCTTCACCCCCATGTCCGGGTAGAAATTGTGGTGGAGGACCGGCTGGTCGACATCGTGGCCGCCGGCTGCGACGCCGGCATTCGCTATGGCGAGCATCTCGCGAAGGACATGATCGCGGTGCCGATCGGCCCGCGGGAACAGGCCCTCGCCTATGCCGCCGCGCCCGCCTATCTGGCGCGACGGCCGGCGCCGAACGACCCGAAGGACCTCGTCGGGCACGACGCCATCAGGCTGCGTTTCTCGAGCGGCGCGCTCGTGGAATGGGAGTTCGAGCAAGCCCAGGAGAGCTTCAGCATCAACCTGCCCGGCAAGCTGATCATCGGCGTGGATGCGGCCCCCGCGGCCATCGATGCCGCGCGCGCGGGGCACGGCATCGTCGGCACCTTCCGAAATTGGCTCGATCCCCATTTCGACGACGGTTCGCTGGTGCCCGTGCTGCCGCAATGGTGGCCGGTTTTCGAGGGCCCCAGCCTCTATTTCTCGCGTCGCTTCGTTCCCGCCCCGCTGCGCGCCTTCATCGACATGATAGCCTCGACGCGACGCCCACCCGCGGCCTGATCAAGCCGCCGACGCGTCCGAAAAGCGCATCGCGGCGAGATCCGTGAGCAGATCGGGCCCTTCCGGCCGCCATCCCAACCGTTCGCGCGTCCAGGCACTCGACGCGATCATGTCGAGTCCGG is part of the Sphingomonas sp. genome and harbors:
- a CDS encoding LysR family transcriptional regulator codes for the protein MEAARLDSLHIFLAVADARGFRAASKQLGLSPSTVSEKIADLERQLGAPLLTRTTRSVVPTEAGRALAARIAPLLAEARAALQDAANSQADVRGLLRLNVTGAVMVDILPPLLDRFLNLHPHVRVEIVVEDRLVDIVAAGCDAGIRYGEHLAKDMIAVPIGPREQALAYAAAPAYLARRPAPNDPKDLVGHDAIRLRFSSGALVEWEFEQAQESFSINLPGKLIIGVDAAPAAIDAARAGHGIVGTFRNWLDPHFDDGSLVPVLPQWWPVFEGPSLYFSRRFVPAPLRAFIDMIASTRRPPAA